The genomic window TTTCCTAATCTGTGCCTGCCTgtcctgtcccagcggtagtaccgcggtcctcaacggtagtaccgccgaagctcgtcaagcggtagtaccgctccccgagcggtagtaccgcttgcgaacttcggccgtagtaccgcagtggttccgggctactaccgcctcgattctcgaCTGCTGTTTTTCGTGTCaggttttacggtactagtagcagcagtaggggcggtagtaccgctccaagcggtagtaccgcctatacttccgcggtagtaccacttatcagcggtagtactgccctgtccaagcggtactaccgctctgtgcgtggctgtttGGGGAGGTACCGGTTGGATTGTTtgccccactatataaaggtgtcttcttccccaaagttgacctacctcttcccccaaaagctccattgttgctccaagctccattttcgcacgatctctctccctagccaatcaaacttgttgatttgctcgggattggttgagaaggccccgatctacacttccactaagagaaatttgattcccccactaatccctagcggatcttgttactcttgggtgtttgagcaccctagacggttgaggtcacctcaaagCCATACTCCatcgtggtgaagcttcgtggtgttgttgggagcctccaagtgttgtggagatagccccaatcttgtttgtaaaggttcggtcgccgccttcaagggcaccaatagtggaatcacggcatctcgcattgtgtgagggcgtgaggagattacggtggccctagtggcttcttggggagcatcgtgcctccacaccgctctaacggagacgtacttccctttaaaaggaaggaacttcggtaacacatcctcgtcttcaccggctccactcttggttatttcatgcctttacttttgcaagcttacttgtgttgtatctattgcttgcttgtgtgctagttgtcattgcatcatataggttgtccacttagttgcatatctagacaacctactttgtcgcaaggtttaatttgttaaagaaaagtttaaaaattgttagttgcctattcaccccccctccctTTAGTCAACCGTATCGATCCTTTTACACGCCCCCTTCCCCGCGAGCCCTTATGGGCCGGACCATGTCCATGTGGGATGCCGTCTGTTTTTTATTTCGTTTTTCTTCctattttttacttatttattaaaaTATTTCAAGATTTCAAAAAGTTCTAAATTTAAAAAAAGTtctaaatttcaaaaaagttcattttAAAAACATTCAGGAAATTATAAAATGTCTGTGTATTTTAAAATAATGTtcgcatattcaaaaaatgttacaATCTTTTAAGAAAACTGGgaaataaaaatgttcatgattttgaaaaacatTCGCAAACTAAAATAGTGTTGATACATTTTTGACATAGTTTGccaaaataaaaaatgttcatgaattaaccGATTCAAGAAATGATTATGAATTGGAGAAATATTTGTACTTTTAAGAAAATAGTACTAATTTTTTTTCCAAGTTCTGAAAACTTTATTCAAGAATTTCGGAATTTTTCGAAAATTGTTCTCCAATACACAAAAGTGTTCACGTGTTTCTTTTTCAAGTTCGCAATCTCAAAAATAGtcacgaatttggaaaaaaaattcatgaatttgaaagtATTCACGATTTCATATAAATGTTCACAAATTCTAAAAGtattcatgatttaaaaaattCAGTAATTTGAATATACGTCCACAAAATGAAAAGTGAAAATAGGAAAATTACATCGAGAATAAAGATAATAAAATATAAATGAGGAatgaaagaaaagggaaaagggaaaatgaatttagaaaaaatgaaaaagcaaatgaaaaaaggaaagaaaggaaaGAATGAACCTAAAAATACCAGAATAAACGAAAAGTGAAAACACACAAAAAGAGAAAACTCGGCCCAGGAAGGTTAAACTAAATTCTAGAACCTTTTCAAAGCCGGAAAGAAGCTAGTTGGGCCGGCCCAAAGTACGCGCTCGGTCGCTAACCAGCGACCCTACGCGCTAAATAGGATTGGCCCACCGTAAAAGAAAAAGGCCGACCCCCAGAACAAAATTTAGGAGCGCTTGGACTTGGCCGAGCGCCGGGACAAGAGAGGCGGCAAAACTTCCCCCGAAACATTTCGCCGTCCCGTCTccttctcctgctcctcctcctgcctcccgcgcgctcccctcctcgccccCGCGAGGCCGAGGGGATCGTCCGGCCGACCGGAGCCCTGGTCGACTCCGGTGGGCGCCCGCCCTCATCGCCCCTCGGCTCCGCGCTTGGCTTTCGTCCccggccccgaggccggctcgccGCCGGCGGATCCGTCGCCGGAGCTACTAGGGTTTCGCGGCATCGGGCCTCGCCGCCGccgagatctagggtttcgagCTCAGGTACGCCCCCCTCCGCCGCCTCGGGTTGCCTGGCGTGGTTGGGCAGAGTAAAATTCGTGGCTTTGTTGGGTTTCTGTAATGTCAGGAGCGGAGTAGGATTCGTGGATTAGGTTTTGCGGTTCCGTTCCCGAATCCGTGCTTGATCCGCGCTGCCCCTAACCCCTCTCTTCGAGCCGCGGGCACGAAGGGAACGGCACATCGACTCGCCGCCCTCCAGCCCAGTGCCGCGCCAAGGCTGCAGGGTAAACCTTCTTCCCTTACGCGATCCTGGCTTGGTTTCTCTGGTGCTACTTGGTGGCCCTGAGCGTGGAAACCCTAGGTTAACTAATGGATGGGGATTGACGCGAGGGTTTGAGGGGATTAAGTGCTGGATTCAGGAGGCGGGTTGAGGGGATGATGGGTAGTAACATCATGTTCCCCTTCCCCCTTTTTCAAGATAATGATGCTCCTGTTCATGTAGATGAGAGGGCGATTTATGCTTTGGTAGCTATCCTCAATTGCCCCCCTAGTTCCAGCGTCGACGAATTCGTCCTCAATTCTCCCCTAGTTCCAGCGTGAATTAATTCGTCGGCTGAGATCCACCACAGGCTTATGCATATCTTGTTGTTGAATAAATGTGTGGTTGGTAGCAATTACAAATTTGCAATTAGGGATCAGTTGTTTGGTTTATTGCCAACACAATTCTCAACTTGTTGAATGGTCACCTGAATTTTATTATTAAAATGGAACAAATTTTTTTTGAACCGAACTGGAACAAATCAGTTTTTTTGAACAAATATTAGCCCTAACATAAAACAGTCAGTTTTTCACTTTTGCTTGCAAGTTTGTGCTCTTCCATTATATATTCATTCAGTATCAAGTGCAACTAAAAGAATTATTGCTAAATCAAATTAAAACATGTTACGAAATGGACTGTTAATTCGGATAGCTTAGTTGGCAATAATTTGATTTAGCAAGAATCATTAACAGTCCATTTTTCATTGCTAAAAGAATCATTAACAGTCCATTTCGTAGCATTTGAATTTAGTTCGATACTCACCAGTCTTCTGATTTGAAACGGATCTTGTATTTGCGCTTTATCAAATTAAGAATGGTTATTATGAATTATAAAGTCTAGAGATGGATTTGGTAACCAGTATCGCGATTTATTACCTGCAGGAAGGGTGGAAGTTTCCTAAGGCTAGATCAATATTGAACCTGATAGTTACCACAGCTGACGAATATCAAACAATCATGAAAGCTCCTGAGCAGCGCCGTAAACCAACTGATACAGAAGCAAAGGCCAAACTTGGTGGTGATAAGTTGCATTGCCTGAAGCCAGGAAAATACACCCACAAATCATCAGGTGATGCGTTGGTTCCCTATTCCTAATTTCTTATAGTACTACGTTCGTACTGAACTTCAGATCAGAGAAATCAACAATTGAAGTAGAAAAGTAGGTGCTCGTTGGCAGCTGCATTTGGACTGTAACAACCACATGTCCCTGTCAAGTTTTTAACCATATCACTTTTCAGGCAATATCGGGGCAAAATGCAGAAGAGAAGATGCTCAATCATTTACCAGCAGTAAGATTGCATTGAAGGGTGGTAGCTTTATGGAAGTACCATTTAACAATTCGACAAACTTACCTGCTCAACCACCAAATTATTCTAAAAAGATGAAGCTTCAGTTTTTTCCAATAGATGAGGCGATTCAAAAGGTTCTACAGCAGGTGATTATCTCAGTTTATGCAAGAAACTTGTATAAGTACTGCATGTAACGTTCTGTAAGTTCAAATTTCTTGTCTTATGGCTTTTTCCACCACTTAATTAACAGGAGAAACACAATCCTTACCTTGAGTTGACCTTGGCTCCTCGAAAGAAGATGTCCTCAATTGTGCAACATCTGAACACAAAATGGGGCCGTTCTAGCTGCGCAAAAGGCGAGCTCATGCTCTTCCCATATGGTGCTAGACCGGATAGCTTAGTTGGCAGTGAAAAATGGACTGTTAATGATTCTTGCACTGCTGCTGATGTTTATGTTGCTGTTGGCAGCCCTTCAACATTTCGCTTAAGGTTTGATTTCTTACTGAGAAATGGTTACCTTCATCGTAATAATATATCTATGGAGgatgattgtgtgtgtgtgtgcatgcgcgtgtgtgtgtgtgtgtgtgtgtgtgtgtgtcttttgtTTAATTCTCTCTACATTAATGTAAGGTACTTTCAGATGATCATGATTTTGTATTCattagcatgtcataaaagaaattAGCAATGATGGTTCAGATTTGGAGACTCGACATGTCAAACAGCGTGATATGAAAATCAAGCAGGTACAAAAAATTTCAGCTAATCATCGTTTTGTTTACTTTAGGTATGGATGGTTTGAGCACAATTTGAAGCAACAAAGCAGCGAAGAATCTTTTGCACCCATGCACTCTGCAGAAAAGACCATCGGTGACAAACCTTCAGATCATTTTGTGTTTCCAAACAAACCTTCAGATCCTTTTGAGTTTCCAAACAAACCTTTAGATCCTTTTGAGTTTCCAAACAAACCTTCAGATCCTTTTGAGCTTCCAAACAAATCTTCAGATCCTTTTGAGTTTCCAAGCAAACCTTCAGATCCTTTTGAGTTTCCAAGTAAATTTACCAGTCCATCCGATGTGTGTAACACAGAACAGACTGTGGTGGTGAGTATGCAATTTCATTTGATTCTTACAACAATGATGTCATTTGTACTTGAGACTTAATCCTCTTTGTATGTTTCCAAAATTAGGATAACCAAACCAAAGTGACACCTCTCTCGTGGATAGACTGCATATCCAATATCAGTTTCGGAGCACTCTTATCACAGGCTGTACCCTCTCAAGACAGTAAACAACCGCCTTTGCAAAATAGCTCGATTCTCCAGCAGATTCCTGCTACGTGCGATTCATTTGATGCTGCTATTGCCTCCTTGATTGCTCACCAGCAAACAAGTAACCAACCGAAGGTCTCAAATCCATCTGTTTGGGATGCAGAAGAAACTTGTCATGCATTTCCCCGGAATCAAACTTCAGCCAGGATGTTCTCTTCAGCTCATGGCAACAGTAGTGCTATTACCCCGTCTATCCTGGGTGCAATTCCTGAGTCTGATACAGATGGCAACCAGGTAGCTGCTATTCCCTTGCTCTTGTAATGTTCTGTCTTCCAAACACAGTATGTGTTGCTTAATAGCCTTTTCTTGCTGCAGCGTTGTTCTACTGAAGGCAGGAAAGAGGAATCAACCCCTCAGATACCAGGCTTGGGCAATAATGATAATGTGAAGCCAGATGTGCCAATGGTATCATTTAGGGCCTCTTAACAAACATTGATATCTTTGAGATGCTTTGTTTTGCTTTCTCATCCAATTGCTGATTGGATTCTTATATATGCTTACCTGCTCGCTTTCAGCCTGAATCCACCGGTGAGCCAGAGCTTGGGGCATTTGACTCTAGGCTTTTGAGTGGAACCGACAGTTTAGGTCTAAGCGGCTTGCTAGCAAACAGCTTGGATGCATTTCCGAAGTTCACTGTTTCGTAAGGCTCAGAAATTTACATTGAAGACCTGAAGTTATAGATCCTgtaaagatcaccgtttggtttctTGCTTCAAGAACCGATTACTTTTGGGCTTACTGAAGCTGGTCGTGTAGATAATCAGTTAACGGCCCATCTTAGTCACATAAACTTAATTCTTACTGATCGCTCGCTACTTGCGAGAATTCTGTATTTTCAAAATTGTTCATAATCTGCTTGGTTGCTTACCGTTTTGTATGCATCCTGTATTTCGTCAAATGTTTTATGAACAGATATTCTCTTTGAAACTTTGGACTTGAATATCTGTGTGTAAAACCTGAGTGGGCTTACTGAAATTGACCAATTCTTCATCGTTACATTGGTTTGAAGTTGATTGTGCTTGCGCTTTTGTCATGAAAGAAACACTTGGTTGAGAAGTTCAGTGGTATGTTGCTACATGACGATATCAATTTTGTGTTATCATTCTGTCCAATATTTGTTGGAACTCACCAGTTTTCCTTTACTACAAGATACGGGAGGTTGTGAAAGAGGGGGCATGTAGTGATGGCCTACAAGCACAAGCACAGGTTGCAGATGATAGTGTTTCGAAGGGGTCTGAAGATTACGTGGCCAATCTTAGCTTCACTCAACTCTTGACGGTAATCTTGCTAAGATGGTTTACATATCTagaattctactccctccattcacaaatataataTGTTTTGGACATTTCAATATGGACCACCTATGGACTGAAATGAGTAAACAAAGACGCTAAAACGTGTCTATACACTTCCGATTCACAAAacagttagaacatcttatatagTATTATTTGTGAACGGAGCAAGTAGATAAAGTCGTTTGAGAAGGAGTTCTAACTAGTTTGTTTGATCTAAAGGGTCCAGTCCCATATGATCTTTTAACAGGGTTATATTGATGCACTTTTGTTTCATCTCATTCTATATTGTTCATCCTATAAAGAAGCAAGCAACAACTTGGGAGCATTTCGAGTTATTATTACAAAGAAGCAAGCAACTCGGAGCATTTTGGGAGACTGACGCAGTACTGGTAGCGTGTGCGGCCGTACACTTGTGGCCGCCTTCTGCGATCGTGTGTTCCTCTGTACGCTAGCCAGCTGAGACGACGTTGTCGCAGTCCGGATTTAATACCCGTCACTACGGCACCAGCATTTTTCCCAGCTGCATACGTACAGTACTTATTTATGGATATCGTTGGCAGTTGGGCATCGGTTTTTTCCTGGAGGAACTGACGGAGAATGACTCTTCCGGCTGATAAACAAGTCTGAACAGACGCCATTTTCCCCACTTGTGAAGCACGATCTTTTCCTGGGAGAAACTGACGGGGAATTTTTCAAGTCAAACAAGTTTGAAAGGATTTCGCAGCTGATCCTGATCCTGGTTGCTTTGTTTGACCATCGGATCCCTTTCCCTCACCAACTTGCCTGGAGATCCGCAACCGCAACATGCGGCGCTTGCGTCGATGGTCAAATCTGGCGTTCCATCTGAGCGAAACTGATACCCATGCATACTTAaaggcatctccagccgttcgg from Triticum aestivum cultivar Chinese Spring chromosome 3B, IWGSC CS RefSeq v2.1, whole genome shotgun sequence includes these protein-coding regions:
- the LOC123068979 gene encoding TSL-kinase interacting protein 1 encodes the protein MKAPEQRRKPTDTEAKAKLGGDKLHCLKPGKYTHKSSGNIGAKCRREDAQSFTSSKIALKGGSFMEVPFNNSTNLPAQPPNYSKKMKLQFFPIDEAIQKVLQQEKHNPYLELTLAPRKKMSSIVQHLNTKWGRSSCAKGELMLFPYGARPDSLVGSEKWTVNDSCTAADVYVAVGSPSTFRLRYGWFEHNLKQQSSEESFAPMHSAEKTIGDKPSDHFVFPNKPSDPFEFPNKPLDPFEFPNKPSDPFELPNKSSDPFEFPSKPSDPFEFPSKFTSPSDVCNTEQTVVDNQTKVTPLSWIDCISNISFGALLSQAVPSQDSKQPPLQNSSILQQIPATCDSFDAAIASLIAHQQTSNQPKVSNPSVWDAEETCHAFPRNQTSARMFSSAHGNSSAITPSILGAIPESDTDGNQRCSTEGRKEESTPQIPGLGNNDNVKPDVPMPESTGEPELGAFDSRLLSGTDSLGLSGLLANSLDAFPKFTVS